The sequence below is a genomic window from Acyrthosiphon pisum isolate AL4f unplaced genomic scaffold, pea_aphid_22Mar2018_4r6ur Scaffold_10939;HRSCAF=11547, whole genome shotgun sequence.
GGCCTCGGATACGACGTCGTCCCGGCCGATTGCCGGCTACAAGAATGTGGCTGACTATCAAATCAGGTGTCCACCGACGCCGCCTACTGTACCGGCACAGAACGTAACCCCGGCCTCGGATACGACGTCGTCCCGGCCGATTGCCGGCTACAAGAATGTGGCTGACTATCAAATCAGGTGTCCACCGACGCCGCCTACTGTACCGGCACAGAACGTAACCCCGGCCTCGGATACGACGTCGTCGCGGCCGATTGCCGGCTACAAGAACGTGGCTGACTATCAATTCAGGTGTCCACCGACGCCGCCTACTGTACCGGCACAGAACGTAACCCCGGCCTCGGATACGACGTCGTCCCGGCCGATTGCCGGCTACAAGAATGTGGCTGACTATCAAATCAGGTGTCCACCGACGCCGCCTACTGTACCGGCACAGAACGTAACCCCGGCCTCGGATACGACGTCGTCGCGGCCGATTGCCGGCTACAAGAACGTGGCTGACTATCAATTCAGGTGTCCACCGACGCCGCCTACTGTACCGGCACAGA
It includes:
- the LOC103311632 gene encoding formin-like protein 13 encodes the protein NVTPASDTTSSRPIAGYKNVADYQIRCPPTPPTVPAQNVTPASDTTSSRPIAGYKNVADYQIRCPPTPPIVPTQNVTPASDTTSSRPIAGYKNVADYQIRCPPTPPTVPAQNVTPASDTTSSRPIAGYKNVADYQIRCPPTPPIVPTQNVTPASDTTSSRPIAGYKNVADYQIRCPPTPPTVPAQNVTPASDTTSSRPIAGYKNVADYQIRCPPTPPTVPAQNVTPASDTTSSRPIAGYKNVADYQFRCPPTPPTVPAQNVTPASDTTSSRPIAGYKNVADYQIRCPPTPPTVPAQNVTPASDTTSSRPIAGYKNVADYQFRCPPTPPTVPAQNLTPAGSA